The Salvia miltiorrhiza cultivar Shanhuang (shh) chromosome 2, IMPLAD_Smil_shh, whole genome shotgun sequence DNA window TGCCTTTTCTCTCACCAAATCATTTTTGCATCATTAATCACTGCCTCTAATCATTTCTACACGCAATCATAATTCATAatctgagttttttttttcgcaATCGCTGGGAGTTGTCTCAACGCTCAATTAACTCCAACGAGAGCGGGATGGTAGATTTCAAATCCATAAAAATCATGTCAAATTCTTGTTAAATTCATCTAGAAATCTGTGTGAGAtttgtaaatttttaaaattcatccaAAAATCCGTTCAGAATCTGTATGAAATAtgtagacttttaaaattcagagattttaaaaatctacagaattcctaaacgaatacaccccttTAAGAAAGctaaaattttcattattttagttaatttcGGCCCAATTTATTTTAGTAATAGTCCATTAGTATCAAATATCAATTAATTGAAAATAGTCCATTCTTCATTTTTAAAATAGGCCCATGAAATGAGCCCAAACCCTTCCTATCTTCTTCTCCGCACAGCACAAACTGCTCACTgctttctctctctcggacTCTCGTTCAGCAATCGTCACAGCAGCTGCCGCGCACACCATCATCTCCCTAGCCTCTCGCCCTCTGTCTTACTTCATCTATCTCCTTGCTACAGAGCACCCACACACCAAACAGAAACCCTCCTTCACGAATTCCGGCGAGATCCGCCATTTAATGTGGTGCTCTGTTGTTGCAAcagcacggcgccgccgccgactcTGTTTCTCCCCACTGATTTCACCACTTCGCATTCTTTGGCCGGACATCAATTCAAGTTGTTTTTTAGCGTGACAACAAAgttctcatttttttcattttctcttcgattaagaagagaaaaaaaaaaaacaaattcaagaaaaggaaaaggaggTATTTCTGTAAGGCAATTTCCTTATATTTCTTTTTAATGGTGAAGACATTGAGTTAATTTTGTGGGTTTGATTGCTGAAATCCATATTTATGTGTAAAATTATTGTTGAAATAACatctaaaattttgaaattgttgtTGAAATCATGTTTATTTAGATAACGCCtgaaattttgaagaaaaaattgtcAAAATTTTTGCCGGTAAAATATTAACGTTAgaaaactgtgttttcatataatatatgGATATAGATTTGTTTGTGAGGCATTCTGCATAACTTGTATTGTTGTTCGTTTTTTTTATTAGGGTTTATGAAACTTAATCcccatatttttcttttccattttttgCCTTTCTTTTCAATTCATAAGATAAGCTCAAGTGAAAATGTTGCCGAGGTGGGGCAGAGTTTTGAGCCGTATAAACAGGATTAACAGTATTCAGAAGAGCAGTGAATTAGTGAAGAAAGAATCATCACTTTTTCTGTTCCGGGATTATGCAAAAGTTGCTGCCGCTGTGGAGCCAAATGCTAAGAGCGACATTATCAAACCGGAGGTATGGGAATTGCTTATTTATGTAGTTGTTCTTTTAGTCATGctgaaaattatatatatatatataagattctTTTGTTTGGATCGGTTAAATTTTTTGGGGTTGGGATAATTTGGGGCACTGACAGTTGATGGATTATTGGTTGGAGTTAATCTTGTTGGTTGAATCAGATTATCCGGATATAAGGGGAAAGGGGATTTAAAATATTTCTAAACATGTGGTAGATTGGGTTTTCATTTATTAATGGGAAATGATTAAGTGTATGTATTGCTTCTGTCTGTTTGTGCTTCAGTAAGCAGTGCTTAAATTTGTTCTAAAGGGAATTGCAGTGTTATCTACAAAGCCGCATGTGAGCTTAAAAGCTTCTGCTTTTCTTTAGAGCACTTCCAAACTTACTGTGCGTGTATTCTCAATTGTCAGTCGAAAGACGAAGGATATAATAGGCATCTATGTCATGGTAGATTAAATTGTGATTCATTATGGGGTGGTCCGTGGGGGCTGTTGTAGTAGAGTGCACAATGAAAGTAAAATTCTACTGTATATATAATTTCTGTTAATTCATGTTGACTTCTATGAAATTTTGTTTGCTATGTAGTTTTCCTTACCTGACTGACAATAACATGTATCAATAGGTGAATCTTAACAAGTTGTTTTGGTCGAAGCCACGTTCATTGGCATTGGCAGCTGACTCACCATATAGAATTAATGATCCCCAATACAAGGGTATTAGACGATTTATACTGAAGTTGATGCTATTCTACAGCAAGCAGAGTCAGTTCATTCGTTGGGCTAATGCTATTTACGTTCGTGTGCGATATCAAGTTGATAGACGTGCTATTTATGATGGTGAGTTTCTTGTTGTTTAGCAGCTTCTGATATATTACAAAACTACAGATACTCCACTGCACTCTGTTTTCTGTTTGGCATTGTTAAATTTCATGTAAAGATAAATATGGTAGAATAACCCACTAAGTTTATGTCTGATCTCCACATTTTCTGTTCAAAATTGGTTGCTACTTGCTAGATTATGTCATCTAAATATGATTTAAGTTCCATGTATAAAAGGACAATAAGAATTTCGAGATTCTTTACTATTGTTTcattatttacttttattatgTATTTACCTTACTGTCATGCAGTGTTTAGCTTGGAGCAGACTTTCAAAACAACAttttccttgcttgtcctcCATATGTGGCTTTGTCTGCGTCGTTTGAAGGAAGAGGGGAAGGACGGTGTTGAGTTGGGGCAATACTTATTTGAGATATATAATCATGATCTGGAATTGAGGGTGTCTAAGGCTGGGGTGAGTTACCTACAAGCTCTGCTAGTAACCTGCTATTGGTTTTCTCCACGTCATCTTTCATGTTTTGAAGGTTCCATTTTTGATAATTGAGACAAGTTAATCCGTAATACTATATTGAGTGTATTCATTGATTGATTACTTCACTATAGATTCTTGTTAGCATGATAGGGTTCACAATTCAATAGGATGTACTCAGAGTTTAATTGAGTTTATATAAAAACCCATGAAATATTTTGGGAATTCTCTCTCTTAACACCATAGTTTTCGGATACTGTTATTTTTAAGCAACTGAATCCATTCAATTATTCCTCAAATTCAGGTAAATTTACTGTTATCCAAATGGATGAAAGAATTGGAGAAGATATTTTACGGAAATATCGTTGCTTACGATGCTGCAATTGGAAAACATGATGACCTACAAAATGTCATCTGGAGGTATGGGCATAAAATACACAGATACAACTGTTGTGCATGCTTTCTCCTTTTGAGAAAATACACTGTGGTTCTGCATGCTTTCTCCTCATCTTTCTATTAAGCAGGAAATGGGGGCTTTTACAATGTATAGTTGCTAGCTTTTGGCATCAAGCCAGCAATTGTTACTAAACTAGACAGTAGACACACTGATACTTTGCATCTCTTGATGAATCTGATTATCACTTGTCAGTTATCATTCATAACTAATTTAAAGTTTATGCAGCAAAATTGGTGGTGGCCAAGATAAAGATTAATTTAACCACAATTAAGGATTGTGATGTTGATGTCTAATGCACAGTCTTTTGACTGTATTGCAGGAATGTGTATTCAGATGATGGTACATCAAAACCAAGCAAAGGTGCCTTAGTTTCTGTCCAGGCAAGTCCAGATATCTATCTTAGCTGCATAGATTGGCTTAGTAATTTATTTTCATACAATTGTATATTTTAAGTGAATTGCACTTGGGTTGTCTAGCTATCATTGAATATCTATTAATCAAATAATTGTACTTTTTGAATACCAACTATTTCTTTGACATCCAAGACCCTCACAATAAGAAAAGAAGAATACAAAGGGGAAAAAGCATTATAAAAGAGCAGTTATCTGACAAGGggccattcttttttttttttgtgggggggggggggggatgggGGTTGCGTTCTTTGAGATTTTGGAATTTGTAAATTTTCACTCTTTTGGATGATTTATGTAATTATTAATTGTTCAAGTCCTCCACTGAACTACGACTGCAATAAGGTATACTGTTTAAGTTCTGGAAAATTAGACCCCGCTATAGTTCAACATAGTTGTTAACCTGCTTAAAGTACATCTAGTAATAATATACTTGGTCAATCTAACTCGAAATTGTTTTGGGACACTTCATGGAGCATCATCATGACTGAAATCTAGTAGCATCTAGGAGGTAGGGGTGTTGAACTGGGTTTAAAGGATATGTCAAGTAGCGGGATTTTTGTAAATTAGAATTTAGATGTGATTCTAAGGAGGTGATcggtatgatggaatggaataGGAATGAAATCACTATTTCCTATGATTGGTAAGTTTTGAAATaagggaatcaccattcctgATGGAATGCCTATTCCTAATGATGTGGGAATAGCCATTCCTTCCAGCACAAATCGGTTTAGTCATTTTTAAAGCAAAAATAATTaatgctccctccgtcccccaaataacttcctaggagggagagGCACAGGTTTAAGACAAAGTTGTTGGGTgcattggaagtggtgaaaaggtgaaaagtaTGAATAAATggggtattattagtggtgggatagTGTCCCAAAtggataggaagttatttgggggagggcccaaaaaggaaagatatgaagttatttgggggacggagggagtacatcatatttttacatataattattaattatgtttataatACCGGCAAGGTTTCTGGACTTTATTGCTACAATCAAATTTTCTAGATGATATCACATTGGTAGCATCTACAGTGTTGCATCAAACAATAATGTGATACTGAAGTTCTGATTTCCAGCCAGGATATATGATATATCAAGAACTAAGTGTACTAATACTCAAAGCAAATCATATAGCATAGCATTTTAAACCTTTCTATTAAGTGTATCTTTATCATATCACAAGGGATGACCATATCTGTAATGTAAGTGTGCCAACTAATTTGCTAAAACTATCATCTTTAGAACATGAAATTTTACCTCCATAGTTCCTGCGGAGAATATTTGCACTTAAGTTGGGTTTATGTTACCCTACTCTTAACCATTATTTAAAGGAGGGTCATTCCAAAAGTATCATATTATTGAGCATTGAAGATCCCCCCGCTCCTTCAATATGTTTTAAGAGTATATGCGGGAAACCATAGGTTGATTTGATTGTCACTTAGTTTGTTTTCAATAATCCCATTTTGTTGGATGAAATAGAACTTTAAAGTTAATGGATGTTGAGTCCAAATATTTGAACATCTTTCAAGCCAAAGTCTTTAGGAAAAACATTGTGTTGAGTGATTCATCTCTTTGATTATAGCAGGTAACATATCATTTGGATCCTGTGATTCTTTACGTGGTAGCATGAAGAGGAACTATTTTATATCTCTGCACTTGCAACATGCTTTTGATCTCTTTTTTCTTGTTTGTAACTTCCGGGTAAAATTTTGCTTTGACTAGAGACAGCTCAGCTTTTGTTTTGTTGTATTTGATTCAGTCTGTAGTGTGCTTGAATTACTTTGTTGTTGACGTTCGACAATCAAGCAGTCATGCTCATCTTTT harbors:
- the LOC131012397 gene encoding uncharacterized protein LOC131012397; this encodes MLPRWGRVLSRINRINSIQKSSELVKKESSLFLFRDYAKVAAAVEPNAKSDIIKPEVNLNKLFWSKPRSLALAADSPYRINDPQYKGIRRFILKLMLFYSKQSQFIRWANAIYVRVRYQVDRRAIYDVFSLEQTFKTTFSLLVLHMWLCLRRLKEEGKDGVELGQYLFEIYNHDLELRVSKAGVNLLLSKWMKELEKIFYGNIVAYDAAIGKHDDLQNVIWRNVYSDDGTSKPSKGALVSVQAFTRYVRREASSLSLTDKEAMLTGNFKFTSLDDGGTDE